A DNA window from Leptolyngbya sp. KIOST-1 contains the following coding sequences:
- a CDS encoding HAD-IA family hydrolase, with translation MANIPQPQVIFLDAVGTLFGVRGSVGAIYADLAQHHGIEADPETLNQAFLRAFGAAPEMAFPGSDPATVPEQEYRWWRVIAQQTFSSAGLLDRFVDFDSFFADLYAHFATAAPWVLYPDVLPALERWRRRGIALGVVSNFDTRLYQVLEELNLATYLSSVTLSSEAGAAKPDPLIFATALQKHRCDASQAWHIGDSKTDDFEGAKAAGLHGILVKR, from the coding sequence ATGGCTAATATTCCCCAGCCCCAGGTCATTTTTTTAGATGCGGTTGGCACTCTGTTTGGCGTCAGGGGCAGCGTTGGGGCTATCTATGCCGATCTGGCCCAGCACCACGGCATTGAGGCCGACCCAGAAACTCTGAATCAGGCTTTTCTTCGTGCCTTTGGGGCCGCCCCGGAGATGGCCTTTCCCGGCAGCGATCCGGCTACGGTGCCGGAGCAGGAGTATCGCTGGTGGCGAGTGATTGCCCAGCAGACCTTTAGCAGCGCCGGGCTACTCGATCGCTTCGTCGATTTCGACAGCTTTTTTGCCGATCTCTACGCCCACTTCGCCACCGCCGCCCCCTGGGTGCTATACCCCGATGTGCTCCCCGCCCTGGAACGCTGGCGGCGGCGCGGCATTGCCCTGGGGGTAGTTTCAAACTTCGATACCCGGCTCTACCAGGTGCTGGAGGAGCTCAACCTGGCCACCTACCTCAGTTCAGTCACCCTGTCCTCGGAGGCGGGGGCCGCCAAGCCCGATCCGCTGATTTTTGCCACTGCTCTGCAAAAACACCGCTGCGATGCCAGCCAGGCCTGGCACATCGGCGACAGTAAAACCGACGACTTTGAAGGGGCCAAAGCCGCTGGGCTGCACGGCATTTTGGTGAAGCGCTAG
- the dapF gene encoding diaminopimelate epimerase — protein MEFSKYHGLGNDFILVDNRHQPEPVLSPEDAVRWCDRHFGIGADGVIFALPGQAGTDYTMRIYNSDGSEPEMCGNGIRCLAKFLESLETADGRAPQAPHTYRIHTLAGVISPTLQPDNQVTVDMGPPHLLAQEIPTTLAAADEKVVAAPLTVAGQTWAVTCVSMGNPHCITFVEDVAAIALEAIGPQFEHHEVFPQRINTEFIQVVRPDYLKMRVWERGAGITLACGTGACASLVAGVLNGLCDRAAIVELPGGPLQIEWSAADNRVYMTGPAELVFQGSR, from the coding sequence ATGGAATTCAGCAAGTACCACGGTCTGGGCAACGACTTCATCCTGGTGGACAATCGCCATCAGCCAGAGCCAGTGCTGAGCCCTGAGGATGCGGTACGGTGGTGCGATCGCCACTTTGGCATCGGCGCTGACGGGGTCATCTTTGCGCTGCCGGGGCAGGCGGGCACCGACTACACCATGCGGATCTACAACTCCGATGGCTCCGAGCCGGAGATGTGTGGCAACGGCATTCGTTGCCTGGCCAAATTTTTGGAAAGTCTGGAAACCGCCGATGGCCGAGCGCCCCAGGCACCCCACACCTATCGCATTCACACCCTGGCGGGGGTAATCTCGCCTACCCTACAGCCTGACAACCAGGTGACGGTGGACATGGGGCCGCCCCACCTGCTGGCCCAGGAAATTCCGACCACCCTGGCGGCGGCGGACGAGAAGGTGGTGGCGGCACCGCTGACGGTAGCGGGGCAGACCTGGGCTGTGACCTGCGTCAGTATGGGCAACCCCCACTGCATCACCTTTGTGGAGGATGTGGCGGCGATTGCGCTGGAGGCTATCGGTCCTCAGTTTGAGCACCACGAGGTTTTTCCCCAGCGCATTAACACCGAGTTTATCCAGGTGGTGCGGCCCGACTATCTCAAAATGCGGGTGTGGGAGCGGGGAGCTGGCATTACCCTGGCCTGCGGCACCGGGGCCTGCGCGTCGCTGGTGGCGGGGGTGCTGAATGGACTGTGCGATCGCGCCGCTATCGTAGAACTGCCCGGTGGCCCGCTCCAGATTGAGTGGTCAGCCGCCGACAATCGCGTCTACATGACTGGTCCGGCGGAGTTGGTCTTTCAGGGCAGTCGGTAG
- a CDS encoding Hfq-related RNA-binding protein, whose translation MSQEFASGVPSVRQVQNLIRDKASVEVKLITGDVLVGRVLWQDPQCICLETETQGKHQIWKQAIGFLKYS comes from the coding sequence ATGTCTCAAGAGTTTGCCAGCGGGGTTCCCAGCGTTCGCCAGGTTCAAAACCTGATTCGCGATAAGGCTTCTGTGGAAGTCAAGCTCATTACTGGCGATGTCCTCGTCGGGCGGGTTCTATGGCAGGACCCGCAGTGCATTTGCCTGGAAACCGAAACCCAGGGCAAGCACCAAATTTGGAAACAAGCCATTGGCTTTCTCAAATATTCGTAA
- a CDS encoding late competence development ComFB family protein produces MTIEKIVEQALQDGYLTPAMEAEVGRICDTAAELSIEEYMALDRLMGALLTGEVVAVPRKQFINVMEELVLTEAISRVAEIESTSDKTLDLGDIAAYALNRLPPLYATTEEGANFQRENARGDLSALIAEQVQQAISRNLDQPDFYPERQTIQKKGGDNVLNQVSSLLQDHAHKFEPAGKA; encoded by the coding sequence ATGACTATCGAAAAGATTGTTGAGCAAGCCCTACAAGATGGCTATCTCACCCCCGCCATGGAAGCTGAGGTCGGTCGCATTTGCGACACCGCCGCTGAGCTTTCGATTGAAGAATACATGGCTCTCGATCGCCTGATGGGTGCGCTGCTGACGGGGGAAGTGGTGGCTGTACCCCGCAAACAGTTCATCAACGTGATGGAAGAACTGGTGCTGACTGAGGCGATCTCCAGGGTGGCCGAAATTGAGTCCACCTCCGACAAAACCCTCGATTTGGGCGATATCGCCGCCTATGCCCTCAACCGTCTGCCGCCCCTCTACGCCACTACCGAAGAAGGAGCTAACTTCCAGCGGGAAAATGCCCGTGGCGATCTGTCTGCCCTCATTGCTGAGCAGGTGCAGCAGGCAATCTCGCGCAACCTCGATCAGCCCGACTTCTACCCCGAGCGCCAAACCATTCAGAAAAAAGGTGGCGACAACGTGCTGAACCAGGTCAGCTCGCTGCTGCAAGACCACGCCCACAAGTTTGAGCCTGCGGGCAAAGCCTAG
- a CDS encoding amidase — MNSVDLAFLPALEQARLIRAKEISPLELTEIYLQRIERLNPELGAYVTVIAEQALTDAKAKTEHLASNPEDLPPLFGVTVSVKDLNPVEGVACAYGIKAACDRIASQDDYIVGKLRQAGLVILGKTATSQLGSLPYTEPPGFPPARNPWNLDYTPGGSSGGGAAALAAGLCAISQGSDGGGSLRGPAFCCGLVGLKASRGRISFAPVGERLNGLAVNGPLGRTVADTAALLDVLSGYELGDPYWLPDPDPSFLAGLHSPPRPLRIGYATRLDPIGEIDPVCRQAIYTTVQQVEDLGHSAEEVTFPNLEDLIEPFVVVWECVLAEVGVPWIVMEKMNRWLYWRAWRINSGAYLRSVAKLQQVARQIVRFCQPYDALILPVYMHPAIKVGEWKTLRSPKILDNVINWVAPCPPFNASGQPALAIPTGFAPSGVPIGVQLVGRPADEATLLALAAQLEQAAPWSHQRPSFADIEI, encoded by the coding sequence ATGAATTCAGTCGATCTCGCCTTCCTGCCCGCCCTCGAACAGGCCCGGCTGATTCGCGCCAAGGAAATTTCTCCCCTGGAGTTGACGGAGATTTACCTGCAGCGGATTGAACGGCTCAACCCCGAACTGGGGGCCTACGTGACGGTGATAGCGGAGCAGGCCCTGACCGACGCCAAGGCCAAAACCGAGCACCTGGCCAGCAACCCGGAGGATCTGCCACCCCTGTTTGGGGTTACGGTGTCCGTTAAGGATCTAAATCCGGTGGAGGGGGTGGCCTGCGCCTACGGCATTAAGGCGGCCTGCGATCGCATTGCCAGCCAGGACGACTACATCGTCGGCAAGCTGCGCCAGGCGGGCCTGGTGATTTTGGGCAAAACCGCCACCTCTCAACTCGGCTCACTGCCTTACACCGAGCCGCCGGGCTTCCCGCCCGCGCGCAACCCCTGGAACTTAGACTACACGCCGGGGGGCTCCAGCGGCGGCGGTGCAGCGGCCCTGGCGGCGGGGCTGTGCGCCATTTCCCAGGGGTCCGACGGCGGCGGGTCGCTGCGGGGGCCTGCCTTCTGCTGCGGTTTGGTGGGGCTGAAGGCCTCCCGAGGGCGGATCAGCTTCGCCCCGGTGGGGGAGCGACTCAACGGGCTGGCGGTCAACGGCCCCCTTGGCCGCACCGTAGCCGATACCGCTGCGCTCCTGGATGTGCTCAGCGGCTATGAACTGGGCGATCCCTACTGGCTGCCCGATCCAGACCCCTCGTTTTTGGCCGGACTCCACTCCCCGCCCAGGCCCCTGCGGATTGGCTATGCCACTCGCCTCGACCCGATTGGCGAGATTGACCCGGTCTGTCGTCAGGCCATCTACACAACCGTGCAGCAGGTCGAAGATCTGGGCCACAGCGCTGAGGAGGTCACCTTCCCCAATCTGGAAGACCTGATCGAGCCCTTCGTGGTGGTCTGGGAATGCGTGCTGGCCGAGGTGGGCGTGCCCTGGATTGTGATGGAAAAGATGAACCGCTGGCTCTACTGGCGGGCCTGGCGGATCAACAGCGGTGCCTACCTGCGTTCAGTGGCCAAGCTGCAGCAGGTGGCCCGGCAGATTGTGCGGTTTTGCCAGCCCTACGACGCGCTGATTTTGCCGGTGTACATGCACCCGGCTATCAAAGTGGGAGAGTGGAAAACGCTGCGATCGCCCAAAATTCTTGACAACGTGATCAACTGGGTGGCCCCCTGCCCGCCGTTCAACGCCAGCGGTCAGCCAGCGCTGGCTATTCCCACCGGCTTTGCCCCCAGCGGGGTGCCCATTGGGGTACAGCTGGTGGGCCGTCCCGCTGACGAAGCCACCCTCCTGGCCCTGGCCGCCCAGCTTGAGCAGGCCGCCCCCTGGAGCCATCAGCGGCCCAGCTTTGCTGACATAGAGATCTAG
- a CDS encoding dihydrolipoamide acetyltransferase family protein — translation MIREVFMPALSSTMTEGKIVSWVKAPGDRVEKGETVVIVESDKADMDVESFHEGILAAIVVEAGGTAPVGEAIALLAETEAEIEAAQQQAAAKANTAGGEAAPASAAAPVAVVEAPAPASQNGASSGSRSGRVVISPRARKLAKELKADLSSLQGSGPHGRIVAQDVELAAGKTPTATGPVATPMAAAAPPAAAPLPAAPPPAAPVPSAAALGQVVPFNTLQQAVIRNMGVSLAVPTFHVGYTITTDNLDALYKQIKSKGVTMTGLLAKAVAVSLQKHPLLNAGYTDQGIQYRSGINIAVAVAMEGGGLITPVLRNADQYDIYSLSRTWADLVARSRTKQLQPDEYNSGTFTLSNLGMFGVDRFDAILPPGQGSILAIGASRPTVVATADGLMGVKRQMQVNITCDHRIIYGADAAAFLKDLANVIENNPQSLTL, via the coding sequence ATGATTCGCGAAGTCTTCATGCCTGCCCTGAGCTCCACCATGACCGAAGGCAAGATTGTGTCTTGGGTCAAAGCCCCTGGCGATCGGGTGGAAAAGGGCGAAACCGTGGTGATCGTCGAATCTGACAAGGCCGATATGGATGTGGAGTCGTTCCACGAAGGCATTCTGGCGGCGATTGTGGTGGAGGCGGGGGGAACCGCTCCGGTGGGAGAGGCGATCGCGCTGTTGGCCGAAACTGAGGCCGAGATCGAAGCTGCCCAGCAGCAGGCCGCTGCCAAGGCCAATACCGCTGGTGGTGAAGCCGCCCCTGCCTCAGCGGCGGCCCCTGTCGCCGTGGTTGAAGCCCCGGCTCCAGCCAGCCAAAACGGGGCCTCCTCCGGCAGCCGCAGCGGCCGGGTGGTGATCTCCCCCCGCGCCCGCAAGCTGGCTAAGGAACTCAAGGCCGACCTGAGCAGCCTCCAGGGCAGCGGTCCCCACGGTCGGATTGTAGCCCAGGATGTCGAGTTGGCAGCGGGCAAAACCCCCACCGCCACGGGTCCTGTGGCTACCCCGATGGCCGCTGCGGCACCTCCGGCAGCGGCCCCTCTGCCCGCTGCACCCCCCCCAGCCGCTCCCGTGCCCAGCGCCGCCGCCCTCGGCCAGGTGGTGCCGTTCAACACGCTACAGCAGGCCGTCATTCGCAACATGGGGGTTAGCCTGGCGGTGCCCACCTTCCACGTGGGCTACACCATCACCACCGACAATCTCGACGCCCTCTACAAGCAGATCAAGTCCAAGGGGGTGACCATGACTGGCCTGCTGGCTAAGGCCGTGGCTGTCTCCCTGCAAAAACATCCGCTGCTGAACGCGGGCTACACCGATCAGGGGATTCAGTACCGCTCGGGCATCAACATCGCCGTGGCCGTGGCCATGGAGGGGGGTGGCCTGATTACCCCGGTGCTCAGGAACGCCGACCAGTACGATATTTACTCGCTCTCGCGCACCTGGGCCGATCTGGTGGCGCGATCGCGCACTAAACAGCTCCAGCCCGACGAGTACAACTCGGGCACCTTTACCCTGTCCAACCTGGGCATGTTTGGGGTCGATCGCTTTGACGCCATTCTGCCGCCGGGGCAGGGATCAATTTTGGCGATCGGAGCCTCGCGCCCCACGGTGGTCGCCACCGCCGATGGCCTGATGGGCGTCAAGCGGCAGATGCAGGTCAACATTACCTGCGACCACCGCATCATCTACGGAGCCGACGCCGCTGCCTTCCTGAAGGACCTGGCCAACGTGATTGAAAACAATCCCCAGTCTCTGACGCTCTAG
- a CDS encoding YlqD family protein has translation MDETQSLLLKRVVNIKAIVTPLWKEEAQKQLQAQINQVDSRLQQLEMQGQRMVAELQKQAESQPNSPAIQQQMGSIQSQLNQDKSKLLQQKNQSLQQLQEVQTLDIDAEVEQGKVESFFNVSVGDNLVRKLQVEILIKDGVIQEIRGEL, from the coding sequence ATGGATGAAACTCAATCGTTGCTGCTCAAGCGAGTGGTCAACATTAAAGCTATTGTGACTCCCCTCTGGAAAGAAGAGGCCCAGAAGCAATTGCAAGCCCAAATCAACCAGGTGGACAGTCGCCTGCAGCAGCTCGAAATGCAGGGGCAACGCATGGTTGCTGAGCTTCAGAAGCAGGCCGAAAGCCAGCCCAACAGTCCGGCGATTCAGCAGCAGATGGGCAGCATTCAAAGTCAACTCAACCAGGACAAAAGCAAACTCCTGCAGCAAAAAAATCAGAGCCTACAGCAGCTTCAGGAAGTGCAGACCCTGGACATTGATGCTGAAGTTGAGCAGGGCAAGGTGGAAAGCTTCTTCAACGTATCGGTTGGGGACAACCTGGTGCGCAAGCTGCAGGTCGAGATTTTGATCAAAGACGGCGTGATCCAGGAAATTCGCGGCGAGCTGTAG
- a CDS encoding long-chain fatty acid--CoA ligase, protein MPVSTTALQEVRQRDRACLETNNPYQQLQALHEIWPRVAEVYGDVIALNDPHGQPAATLTYRQMWDAIRTFASGLQALGVENRAHVALFADNSHRWFIADQGIMTAGGMNAVRSATAETEELVYIAQHSESTVLVVESVALLNRLQNRLDTLPITLVILLSDEEPPTDGRCKVLNFAQLMALGAERPYTPVSLQPTDLATLIYTSGTTGQPKGVMLSHRNLLHQINTLTAVVQPQPGDRVVGILPSWHSFERTAEYFLLSRGCTQTYSSIRHLKADLKATKPQYMVGVPRLWESIYEGAQKQFREQTPGKQKLIFTFFGLSQRYVENLWRWQDMKIDEPELSFPQRLGSGLMALVLWPLHQLGKKLVYGKVREATGGQVKQLISGGGSLARHIDIFFEIIGVPLLVGYGLTETAPVLSARRPWHNLRGAAGQPIPFTEVKIVDPETRQELPQGSQGLVLARGPQVMEGYYRNPEATQKAIDPEGWFDTGDLGWISRDGNVVLTGRAKDTIVLTNGENIEPQPIEDACIRSKYIDQIMLVGQDQRSLGALIVPNLEALQGWATAQALFVAVPGDDTPVPADCTAITLDDGRVQKLFRDELGREVKDRPGYRPDDRIGPFRLVLEPFSIDNGLLTQTLKVRRPVVADRYRDMIDAMFA, encoded by the coding sequence ATGCCTGTATCCACAACTGCTTTGCAAGAGGTGCGTCAGCGCGATCGCGCCTGCCTGGAAACCAATAATCCCTACCAGCAGCTTCAGGCCCTCCACGAAATTTGGCCGCGGGTGGCGGAAGTCTACGGCGACGTGATTGCCCTCAACGATCCCCACGGCCAGCCCGCCGCCACCCTGACCTACCGCCAGATGTGGGACGCCATTCGCACCTTTGCCAGCGGCCTGCAGGCCCTGGGGGTAGAAAATCGCGCCCACGTGGCCCTGTTTGCCGACAACAGCCACCGCTGGTTCATCGCCGACCAGGGCATTATGACCGCGGGCGGCATGAATGCCGTGCGCAGTGCCACCGCCGAAACCGAGGAGCTGGTCTACATTGCCCAGCACAGCGAGAGCACTGTACTGGTGGTCGAGTCCGTGGCGCTGCTGAATCGCCTGCAGAATCGCCTGGATACCCTGCCGATCACCCTGGTGATTTTGCTTTCCGACGAAGAGCCCCCCACCGACGGACGGTGCAAGGTTCTCAACTTCGCCCAGCTGATGGCCCTGGGAGCCGAGCGCCCCTACACCCCGGTTAGCCTCCAGCCCACCGACCTGGCGACGCTGATCTACACCTCTGGCACCACCGGTCAGCCCAAGGGGGTGATGCTCAGCCATCGCAACCTGCTGCACCAGATCAACACCCTGACGGCGGTGGTGCAGCCTCAACCCGGCGATCGCGTCGTGGGGATTTTGCCCTCCTGGCACAGCTTTGAGCGCACCGCCGAATACTTTTTGCTGTCCCGCGGCTGCACCCAGACCTACAGCAGCATTCGCCACCTCAAGGCCGACCTCAAGGCCACCAAGCCCCAGTACATGGTGGGGGTGCCCCGCCTGTGGGAGTCAATTTACGAAGGGGCGCAAAAGCAGTTCCGTGAGCAAACCCCCGGCAAACAAAAGCTTATTTTTACGTTCTTTGGCCTCAGCCAGCGCTACGTCGAAAACCTCTGGCGCTGGCAGGATATGAAAATTGATGAGCCCGAGCTTTCGTTTCCCCAGCGGCTGGGTTCGGGGCTGATGGCTCTGGTGCTGTGGCCCCTGCACCAGCTGGGTAAAAAGCTGGTCTACGGCAAGGTGCGAGAGGCCACGGGGGGGCAGGTCAAGCAGCTGATCAGCGGCGGCGGTTCCCTGGCTCGACACATCGATATTTTCTTTGAAATTATTGGTGTGCCGCTGCTGGTGGGCTATGGACTCACCGAAACCGCGCCGGTGCTCTCGGCCCGCCGACCCTGGCACAACCTGCGCGGGGCGGCCGGTCAGCCCATCCCCTTCACCGAGGTCAAAATTGTCGATCCCGAAACCCGCCAGGAGCTACCCCAGGGCAGCCAGGGGCTGGTGCTGGCGCGGGGGCCGCAGGTGATGGAGGGCTACTACCGCAACCCCGAGGCCACCCAAAAAGCGATCGACCCCGAGGGCTGGTTTGACACGGGCGATCTGGGCTGGATCAGCCGCGACGGCAACGTGGTACTGACCGGGCGAGCTAAAGACACGATTGTGCTGACCAACGGGGAGAACATTGAGCCCCAGCCCATCGAAGACGCCTGCATTCGCAGCAAGTACATCGATCAGATCATGCTGGTGGGGCAGGATCAGCGATCGCTGGGCGCGCTGATTGTCCCTAACCTGGAGGCGCTCCAGGGTTGGGCCACCGCCCAGGCCCTCTTTGTGGCCGTTCCCGGCGATGATACCCCCGTCCCCGCCGACTGCACCGCCATTACCCTCGACGACGGGCGGGTGCAAAAGCTGTTTCGCGACGAACTTGGCCGCGAGGTGAAAGATCGCCCCGGCTACCGCCCCGACGATCGCATTGGTCCATTCCGCCTGGTGCTAGAGCCCTTTTCCATTGACAATGGCCTGCTCACGCAAACCCTAAAAGTCCGCCGTCCCGTGGTTGCGGACCGGTATCGCGATATGATTGACGCGATGTTTGCCTAG
- a CDS encoding cupin domain-containing protein gives MLIRKLLDCPEFTAGDGTRLRELLHPDKQDLALRYSLAHAVVPVGQVSTPHALATSEVYYILSGQGEMHIDDDLSPVEPGDAVYIPPQARQFIRNTGDSPLVFICLVDPAWRPEDETVFGPME, from the coding sequence ATGCTGATTCGTAAACTGCTCGACTGCCCTGAATTTACCGCCGGGGATGGCACCCGGTTGCGGGAGCTGCTGCATCCCGACAAGCAGGATCTGGCCCTGCGCTACAGCCTGGCCCATGCCGTGGTCCCCGTCGGTCAGGTGTCCACTCCCCACGCCCTGGCCACCTCAGAGGTGTACTACATCCTCAGCGGCCAGGGTGAAATGCATATCGATGACGACCTCAGCCCGGTCGAACCGGGGGATGCCGTTTACATTCCGCCCCAGGCGCGCCAGTTTATTCGCAACACGGGCGACAGTCCGCTGGTCTTTATTTGCCTGGTTGACCCGGCCTGGCGACCGGAAGACGAAACTGTGTTTGGTCCGATGGAGTAG
- a CDS encoding putative bifunctional diguanylate cyclase/phosphodiesterase, with amino-acid sequence MSTPPSPDAEIYLAVLNHLAEAIVVVDEAGRWLFGNAAAEALLPGGLAGLGGSGDTPCDYQLLDSHHHPLGTEQLPISRCLRGQHFQDEAFLLMCQSPPHSEWVAIAAQPLASSGQAAALITLRNISAAKQQETNLLRQAFHDTLTGLPNRDLFMDRLGHALARAHDHPQSLMALLFIDLDRFKVINDNLGHSVGDELLVEVATRLRSQLRDDATVARLGGDEFAVLIEDIATTSTAIDLAETIQAAIAQPLFLQQQEVYVDASIGIALGPGRYQSAGDWLRDADAAMYQIKDNPDQTWHVFDSSLKVQQDLRLQTEIDLRQALVANELRLHYQPIVTLNTEEICGFEALVRWQHPTRGLLMPGDFIHIAEATGLIIPLGWWVLAEACRQMQLWTLEFPAMADFTVSVNMSSKQFSQQNLVGKIEQILADTGFAANRLKVEITEGVLIDHSDSIIATLEQIKALGIKLLVDDFGTGYSSLSYLHRFPFDCLKIDRSFIENADQDFEKLEILQSVVRLAWNLGLDVVAEGVETPRHHAQLKALRCELGQGYLFSRPLAPEAVEAMMATKVAIPPPC; translated from the coding sequence ATGTCAACGCCCCCCAGCCCAGATGCCGAAATTTACTTGGCCGTGCTGAACCACCTGGCCGAGGCCATTGTCGTGGTAGACGAGGCCGGGAGATGGCTCTTTGGCAACGCTGCCGCTGAGGCACTGCTGCCCGGAGGGTTGGCAGGCCTGGGGGGCAGTGGCGATACGCCCTGCGATTACCAGCTACTCGACAGCCACCACCATCCGTTAGGGACGGAGCAGCTGCCAATTTCCCGCTGTCTGCGAGGTCAGCACTTCCAAGACGAGGCGTTTTTGCTGATGTGCCAATCCCCACCCCACAGCGAGTGGGTGGCGATCGCGGCTCAGCCCTTAGCCAGCTCAGGGCAGGCGGCGGCCCTGATCACCCTGCGCAATATTTCTGCCGCCAAACAGCAGGAAACCAATCTACTCCGGCAGGCCTTCCACGATACCCTGACCGGCCTGCCCAATCGGGATTTGTTTATGGATCGGCTGGGCCATGCCCTAGCCCGCGCCCACGACCACCCCCAGAGTTTGATGGCGCTGCTGTTTATCGACCTCGATCGCTTCAAGGTCATCAACGACAACCTGGGCCACTCGGTAGGCGATGAGCTACTGGTGGAAGTGGCAACCCGGCTGCGATCGCAGCTGCGTGACGATGCCACTGTCGCGCGTCTGGGAGGCGACGAATTTGCCGTTTTAATTGAGGACATTGCCACCACCTCCACCGCCATCGATCTGGCCGAAACCATTCAGGCAGCCATTGCTCAACCCCTTTTTCTGCAGCAGCAAGAGGTGTACGTCGATGCCAGTATTGGCATTGCCCTTGGCCCTGGCCGTTACCAGAGCGCGGGCGACTGGCTGCGCGATGCCGACGCCGCTATGTACCAGATTAAAGACAACCCTGACCAAACCTGGCACGTATTTGATAGCTCGCTGAAGGTGCAGCAAGACCTTCGCCTGCAAACCGAAATAGACCTGCGTCAGGCGCTGGTGGCCAACGAACTGCGGCTGCACTATCAGCCCATCGTCACCCTCAATACCGAAGAAATCTGTGGGTTTGAGGCCCTGGTGCGCTGGCAACACCCCACCCGAGGGCTGCTGATGCCGGGGGATTTCATTCATATTGCCGAGGCCACGGGGCTGATCATTCCTCTGGGCTGGTGGGTACTGGCCGAGGCCTGTCGCCAGATGCAGCTCTGGACGCTGGAGTTTCCGGCTATGGCCGACTTTACGGTCAGCGTCAACATGTCGAGTAAGCAGTTCTCCCAGCAAAATCTGGTCGGCAAAATCGAGCAGATTCTGGCAGATACCGGCTTTGCGGCCAACCGGCTCAAAGTTGAGATCACCGAAGGTGTGCTGATCGACCACTCAGACAGCATTATTGCCACCCTGGAGCAGATTAAGGCGTTGGGAATCAAGCTGCTGGTGGATGATTTCGGCACCGGCTATTCGTCGCTCAGCTATCTGCATCGCTTCCCCTTCGACTGCCTTAAAATCGATCGCTCGTTTATTGAGAATGCCGACCAGGACTTCGAAAAACTGGAGATTTTGCAGTCCGTTGTGCGACTGGCCTGGAACCTGGGCCTCGACGTGGTCGCCGAAGGGGTTGAAACCCCCCGCCACCATGCCCAGCTCAAAGCCCTGCGATGCGAGCTGGGTCAGGGCTACTTATTTTCACGGCCGCTAGCACCGGAGGCGGTTGAGGCTATGATGGCGACAAAAGTTGCCATCCCCCCGCCATGCTGA